From the genome of Bacteroides sp. MSB163, one region includes:
- a CDS encoding IS3 family transposase, translating to MSQRHSTRRKHGCIKFLCDYFGITRQGYYKHVNRHLEVDILTTSIVLYCKELLELMPKAGMRELYACCVSKFGPKMVIGRDRCYDIFRSNGLCQRTSRKRPKTTNSNHNYYIYPDLLNVTPKFVAMRLGAMVVADITYVNTGQGWAYLSLLTDAASRAIVGYALYKTLETEGPLKALEMAISFYEKYHIDMSTFIHHSDRGVQYCSNKYVERLKEHQINISMTQCGDPLHNALAERMNNTIKNGWLFDCDDESFEQVSKRIEDAVYVYNHVRPHQGINMRTPMEVLRETVGFTA from the coding sequence TTGTCACAGAGGCACTCAACCCGACGCAAACATGGTTGTATAAAGTTCCTCTGTGATTACTTCGGCATAACCCGACAAGGTTATTACAAGCATGTGAACCGGCATTTGGAGGTTGATATCCTTACCACAAGCATCGTGTTGTACTGCAAGGAACTGTTGGAACTCATGCCCAAAGCTGGTATGCGCGAGTTATACGCCTGCTGCGTGAGTAAGTTTGGACCAAAGATGGTTATCGGTCGTGATCGTTGTTATGACATTTTTCGTTCCAATGGTTTGTGTCAACGTACAAGTCGCAAGCGTCCTAAAACAACGAATTCGAACCATAATTACTATATCTACCCCGATCTGTTGAATGTTACACCCAAATTTGTCGCTATGCGATTGGGCGCTATGGTAGTGGCGGATATAACCTACGTAAACACCGGTCAGGGCTGGGCTTACCTCTCGTTGCTTACCGATGCGGCAAGTCGTGCCATCGTTGGATATGCGCTTTACAAAACTCTTGAGACGGAGGGGCCCTTGAAAGCTTTGGAGATGGCAATATCATTCTATGAGAAGTATCACATAGACATGAGCACTTTTATTCATCATTCCGACCGGGGTGTCCAATATTGCTCAAATAAATATGTAGAGAGGCTTAAAGAGCATCAAATCAACATCAGTATGACGCAGTGTGGTGATCCTTTGCATAATGCATTGGCTGAAAGAATGAACAACACCATTAAAAACGGTTGGCTATTCGACTGTGATGATGAGAGCTTCGAGCAAGTAAGCAAGCGCATTGAAGATGCTGTATATGTATATAATCATGTGCGGCCTCATCAAGGGATAAACATGAGGACACCTATGGAAGTGCTCAGAGAAACGGTAGGATTTACAGCATAA
- a CDS encoding HEPN domain-containing protein translates to MPGYYMTTALLIKQGYSASTHSGVIRLFGQYFVSTGIVSREMGRLYSKVYELRQSGDYDDWINIGKEDILPLVTYVDEYLKVLKKLINEQE, encoded by the coding sequence ATGCCTGGCTATTACATGACTACAGCATTGCTGATAAAACAGGGTTATAGCGCTTCTACACATTCGGGAGTTATTCGCTTGTTCGGACAATATTTTGTTAGTACGGGTATTGTTTCACGCGAAATGGGACGTTTATACAGCAAAGTGTATGAATTACGTCAGTCCGGCGATTATGACGACTGGATAAACATCGGAAAAGAAGATATCTTACCTTTAGTGACTTATGTGGATGAATATTTAAAAGTACTGAAAAAGTTAATTAACGAACAAGAATAA
- a CDS encoding DUF3575 domain-containing protein: MKRLYLLFLLLSLMSIAAFAQRVALRTDLLLWGTTTPNAGVETSINRHFTMALNGAYNAWKFSNDMKLNLYLIQPELRYWPCRKFEGHFLGVHGHYAYYNVGQIPFFSGMEDIIYRGDLYGGGITYGYHWVLGDRFSIEAMIGGGYARMEYDKYRCAGCGERMGHYKRNYFGPTRAGVSLIYFIR, from the coding sequence ATGAAACGACTTTATTTGCTGTTCCTGCTGCTCAGTCTGATGAGTATCGCTGCCTTTGCCCAACGCGTGGCATTGCGCACCGACCTGCTATTGTGGGGAACTACCACACCCAATGCAGGAGTGGAAACCAGCATCAACCGTCATTTCACAATGGCACTGAACGGGGCTTACAATGCCTGGAAGTTCAGCAATGATATGAAACTGAATCTCTACCTGATACAACCGGAATTACGCTACTGGCCTTGTCGCAAATTCGAAGGGCACTTCCTGGGAGTGCACGGACATTACGCTTACTATAACGTGGGGCAGATTCCCTTCTTTTCAGGTATGGAAGACATTATTTACCGGGGTGACCTGTACGGTGGAGGTATCACTTACGGTTACCATTGGGTGCTGGGCGACCGCTTCTCAATAGAAGCCATGATCGGCGGCGGATATGCCCGCATGGAATATGATAAATACCGGTGCGCGGGCTGCGGCGAGCGCATGGGACATTATAAAAGGAATTATTTTGGACCTACACGGGCCGGTGTGTCACTCATTTATTTCATCCGATGA
- a CDS encoding DUF4469 domain-containing protein, protein MKYQINGQLADNTVTVDNKEDMILVPVSIGNADENRIITELKAEDSGLREETIRHVFDLQKRVIKRLLMTGVSVNTGLYYASVSFRGVIENSTWNPAKNSIVVNFNVGADLREAIKQTTVSIIGEKGSAMYIGGVQDVSTRALDASATAGRAFTLTGGKLKVVGTDPAVGITLTSSKGTETKVTEDLWVTNDPSKLTFIIPANLADGTYELKVTTQFGSNSKTLLKAPRSVMKTIYIGTAPAGGGSGSGGEGGLDENPLG, encoded by the coding sequence ATCAAGTATCAAATCAACGGTCAACTGGCGGACAACACCGTGACCGTGGACAACAAGGAGGACATGATCCTTGTCCCCGTATCCATCGGCAACGCGGATGAAAACCGCATCATCACCGAACTGAAAGCGGAAGACTCCGGTCTGCGCGAAGAAACCATCCGTCACGTATTCGACTTGCAAAAGCGTGTCATCAAGCGGTTGCTGATGACCGGAGTTAGCGTAAACACAGGACTGTATTACGCCTCCGTAAGCTTCCGTGGCGTAATAGAAAACTCCACCTGGAATCCGGCAAAGAATTCCATCGTGGTGAACTTCAACGTAGGCGCCGACCTGCGAGAAGCCATCAAGCAAACCACCGTGAGCATCATCGGCGAGAAAGGCAGCGCCATGTACATCGGTGGCGTACAGGATGTCTCCACCCGCGCACTCGACGCCTCAGCCACGGCAGGACGCGCCTTTACGCTTACGGGCGGCAAGCTGAAAGTAGTGGGGACCGACCCCGCCGTAGGTATCACCCTGACGAGCAGCAAGGGCACGGAAACTAAGGTGACCGAAGACCTCTGGGTAACGAACGACCCTTCGAAACTGACATTCATCATCCCCGCCAATCTGGCGGACGGCACGTATGAACTGAAAGTAACCACACAATTCGGCAGCAACAGCAAGACGCTGCTCAAAGCCCCGCGCAGCGTGATGAAGACCATCTATATCGGTACGGCTCCCGCAGGAGGAGGTAGCGGTAGCGGCGGAGAAGGCGGTTTGGACGAAAACCCGTTAGGATAG
- a CDS encoding transposase encodes MKYSKKKYNYYSDDERMSYIREYLSSPESKSQFCKRNGFCAKLLTYWLNKYQMEDKAMGISPKPVNIDAINSSISELQKELSLLRAENRKLHRALADESLRHEACEELINLAESTYHIKVRKNSDAK; translated from the coding sequence ATGAAATATTCGAAAAAGAAGTACAACTATTACAGTGATGATGAACGAATGTCTTATATTCGTGAGTATTTATCAAGTCCCGAGAGCAAATCTCAGTTTTGTAAGCGTAACGGCTTTTGTGCCAAGCTTCTTACTTATTGGCTTAACAAGTATCAAATGGAAGACAAAGCTATGGGTATATCACCTAAACCGGTAAATATCGATGCTATTAATTCTAGTATTTCTGAGCTCCAGAAAGAACTATCGCTATTGCGTGCTGAGAACCGTAAACTTCATCGGGCTCTTGCTGATGAGAGTTTACGTCATGAGGCGTGCGAAGAACTCATCAATCTTGCTGAATCCACGTATCATATCAAGGTACGAAAAAACTCCGATGCCAAGTAA
- a CDS encoding fimbrial protein: MIRNRKQFSAWVIGLLALSLAGCSEAEVLPATTPGDDPLAGDPTRREVILGFQNKLNIKMAGTDTHAATTRVDDAIATTEENEITSLDIYVFSSDKEEGPYTYQERFCYRADGSTIPNATKIILTVEGNNVALATLRPKKGLFTKFYCIANQPKLLKAGAEYTVFTPLEQSSPGADYNIVTKAGIPTETDFLTFTTPLLDPATDTDILLTPLPMVGSYSPALDLRDISMGSRTRINMTLSRIVSRFDIINDEKLSHLTITDVSMGHGRKGVTFFPVVPVEDADPDKTLITYPDRDFDGVNANKGTQTGAFYSYPSPIADKGYLIIKGKYALNMTDVPQEVSYMVDFEQSVAGTGGYIEVKPNHRYTVRITDADPFKLDVNITVSDWTDGGDFEYQPENELVIGTLAAEPAGATAIENNNTATVSPDETEYFSIPFTSNSEAECSIVYTSSPGGSTEWLKTEITKDVVTRAGSTAYTCKVSKNTEYTGNLFPKAIIVLRSKAGREESQIVVRASVGVPTVAAAAGTPSEPTGVNSYTAGGESPVITGTLNMQKQENAGTTSSMKLTVTAKGGSKISGLPAWLKADEVIGHATEAVDYTFTLDQNAKGFPTGPFPANVATTFEIQNLSDATKKVTVTVNVTEAAAP; encoded by the coding sequence ATGATTAGAAACAGAAAACAGTTTTCCGCATGGGTGATAGGCTTGCTTGCCCTCTCACTTGCAGGTTGCAGCGAAGCGGAAGTGCTGCCGGCAACCACTCCCGGCGATGACCCGCTGGCCGGCGACCCCACACGACGCGAAGTCATCCTCGGCTTCCAGAACAAGCTGAACATAAAGATGGCGGGCACCGATACCCATGCCGCCACCACCCGTGTCGACGATGCCATAGCCACCACCGAAGAGAATGAAATCACCTCACTGGACATCTATGTGTTCTCCTCGGACAAGGAGGAAGGCCCGTACACCTATCAGGAGCGGTTCTGTTACCGTGCAGATGGTTCCACCATTCCCAACGCGACCAAAATCATCCTGACTGTGGAAGGCAACAACGTGGCACTCGCTACTCTTCGCCCCAAGAAAGGCCTGTTCACCAAGTTCTACTGCATCGCCAACCAGCCGAAATTGCTGAAAGCCGGAGCGGAATACACCGTCTTCACCCCGCTGGAACAGAGTTCCCCGGGTGCGGACTATAACATTGTGACTAAAGCGGGTATTCCCACTGAAACGGATTTTCTCACCTTTACCACTCCGTTGCTGGACCCTGCCACGGATACGGACATATTGTTGACACCCCTGCCGATGGTAGGTTCCTACAGCCCCGCACTCGACCTGCGGGATATCAGTATGGGGTCCCGTACCCGCATCAATATGACGCTGTCACGTATCGTTTCCCGTTTCGATATTATCAATGATGAGAAATTGTCACATCTCACCATCACCGATGTATCGATGGGACACGGTCGCAAAGGCGTTACTTTCTTCCCGGTAGTTCCCGTGGAAGATGCCGATCCTGACAAAACGCTTATCACCTATCCCGACCGTGACTTTGACGGTGTCAATGCCAATAAAGGGACACAGACAGGGGCTTTCTACAGTTATCCCAGTCCGATTGCCGACAAGGGATATCTGATTATCAAGGGCAAGTATGCGCTGAACATGACGGACGTGCCGCAGGAGGTGAGTTACATGGTGGATTTTGAACAATCGGTAGCGGGTACGGGCGGTTACATCGAGGTGAAGCCCAACCACCGGTACACGGTCCGCATCACGGATGCCGACCCGTTCAAGCTGGATGTCAACATCACCGTCTCGGACTGGACGGACGGCGGGGATTTCGAGTATCAGCCGGAAAACGAACTGGTTATCGGGACGCTGGCAGCAGAGCCGGCAGGAGCAACCGCTATTGAGAATAACAATACGGCTACCGTCTCCCCGGATGAGACCGAATATTTCAGCATTCCTTTCACCAGTAATTCGGAAGCGGAATGTAGCATTGTCTATACAAGTTCTCCGGGCGGAAGTACCGAGTGGTTGAAGACGGAAATCACGAAGGATGTGGTGACCCGTGCCGGATCGACCGCTTATACCTGCAAAGTGTCAAAGAACACAGAGTATACAGGCAATCTGTTCCCGAAAGCCATCATTGTATTGCGCAGCAAGGCAGGACGTGAGGAGAGCCAGATTGTGGTGAGGGCCTCAGTAGGAGTACCTACGGTTGCAGCGGCGGCAGGTACACCGTCGGAACCGACTGGGGTTAATTCCTATACTGCAGGGGGTGAATCCCCCGTAATAACCGGCACACTCAACATGCAAAAACAAGAAAATGCCGGAACTACTTCATCTATGAAACTGACCGTAACCGCCAAAGGAGGTAGTAAGATTTCGGGGTTACCCGCCTGGCTGAAAGCAGACGAAGTAATAGGACATGCCACCGAAGCCGTGGACTACACCTTTACTCTGGATCAGAATGCGAAGGGGTTCCCGACAGGACCATTCCCAGCCAATGTAGCAACAACCTTTGAAATCCAGAATCTGTCGGATGCGACAAAGAAGGTGACGGTAACGGTGAATGTGACGGAAGCTGCGGCACCGTAA
- a CDS encoding FimB/Mfa2 family fimbrial subunit, translating to MVILCCILWFCTSCTFDFDEPLVCPYNVRLNYRYAGRPDAGQLSMYVDNIHQFLFDSDGVLKDVRLLKGDSLEYWQGELSPGRYTLVAWGNWGYESDIVPPPQPGVTQIRELAMTSATGISTSEYRSNTERLYYGYSTFEIPATGNSVNRIIYLTHCHAVLRITVHWEDGYYPTEGTGSYTLRLRGVPCEYGFPAGYDIPLASGDGAFTFPSIGSPVTWHQTKAAMNYNDELTGELVTYRLTSGSHPLLSIYRGNERIMKEIDLQLFFRKLPVSLDENTEQEFDLLVTIGQTIVVTQMNASDWAEGGGLG from the coding sequence ATGGTAATCCTCTGTTGCATACTATGGTTCTGCACCTCCTGCACGTTCGATTTTGACGAGCCGCTGGTGTGTCCCTACAATGTACGGCTGAATTACCGCTATGCCGGCAGACCCGACGCCGGACAACTCTCCATGTATGTAGACAATATCCACCAGTTCCTTTTCGATTCGGACGGAGTGTTGAAGGATGTCCGGCTACTGAAAGGCGACAGTCTGGAATATTGGCAGGGGGAATTATCCCCCGGTCGCTACACCCTCGTAGCATGGGGAAACTGGGGATATGAAAGTGATATAGTCCCCCCACCCCAACCCGGCGTGACACAAATCCGTGAACTGGCAATGACTTCAGCTACGGGAATATCCACAAGCGAATATCGATCGAACACCGAAAGGCTCTACTATGGATATAGCACGTTTGAAATTCCCGCTACGGGAAATTCAGTGAACCGAATCATCTACCTGACCCACTGCCACGCTGTCCTCCGGATTACCGTACATTGGGAAGACGGATACTATCCGACGGAAGGAACGGGAAGCTATACACTCCGCCTACGAGGCGTACCTTGTGAATACGGTTTTCCGGCAGGTTACGACATACCGCTGGCCAGTGGTGACGGAGCTTTCACATTTCCCTCCATAGGTAGCCCGGTGACGTGGCATCAGACCAAAGCTGCGATGAACTATAATGATGAACTGACGGGAGAATTAGTAACATATCGCCTGACATCAGGGTCACATCCGTTGCTGAGCATCTACCGGGGCAATGAGCGGATTATGAAGGAGATTGACTTGCAGCTATTCTTTCGCAAACTGCCCGTCAGTCTGGATGAAAATACGGAACAGGAATTTGACCTGCTAGTGACCATAGGACAGACTATTGTGGTAACACAAATGAATGCATCGGACTGGGCAGAAGGCGGAGGACTAGGATAG
- a CDS encoding integrase — protein MFPKQAANSLVTETLQYFVLFCRSDYHAILVKCLIINDLRLIRTILFFIAFLNITYVARHTWATLAYNEDIPVAKISAGLSHASEEITHTYLRSFSDEQLAVVNLQMAALVNPMAEKEWKRKEKGKRKGNRNDKESK, from the coding sequence TTGTTTCCGAAACAGGCGGCTAACAGTCTGGTAACTGAAACGCTGCAATATTTTGTTTTATTTTGCAGGTCTGACTATCATGCAATTCTTGTAAAATGCTTAATTATAAACGATTTACGTTTAATTCGCACCATTCTGTTTTTTATTGCATTTCTAAATATTACTTATGTCGCACGGCATACGTGGGCAACTCTAGCATATAATGAAGATATACCGGTAGCCAAAATTAGTGCAGGATTAAGTCATGCTTCAGAAGAAATTACGCATACTTATTTGAGGTCGTTTTCTGATGAACAACTGGCAGTGGTAAACTTGCAAATGGCAGCATTGGTTAATCCGATGGCAGAAAAGGAATGGAAGAGGAAAGAAAAGGGAAAGAGAAAAGGAAATAGGAATGATAAAGAGAGTAAATGA
- a CDS encoding nucleotidyltransferase domain-containing protein: protein MAHTTDKIIDKIKELKGTVLPSGKLILFGSQARRDATTDSDWDMLLLLDKEKITPSDFDTYAYPFVELGWNLGEYFSMKLYTLSEWMKRKGTPFFKNVEEEGVEL, encoded by the coding sequence ATGGCCCATACTACAGACAAGATTATAGATAAAATTAAAGAGTTGAAAGGAACTGTATTGCCATCAGGTAAACTCATTCTTTTCGGCTCGCAAGCACGCCGTGATGCCACTACCGACTCTGACTGGGATATGTTATTACTTTTGGATAAAGAAAAAATTACTCCTTCAGACTTCGATACTTACGCTTATCCTTTTGTAGAACTGGGGTGGAATCTTGGAGAGTATTTCAGCATGAAACTTTATACCCTATCCGAATGGATGAAACGAAAAGGTACACCATTCTTTAAAAATGTAGAAGAGGAAGGAGTTGAATTATGA
- a CDS encoding DUF3868 domain-containing protein: protein MKRMKKIAGCLFGVLLTAEAWAGGTLTLGSYVFTQGDSLHIELLLNLSDTKAGNAEAYLFTPVLRGAGRLQELPAVVVSGHRRARTDHRQQALQPSPGYLPPYCTLYPRNRKDSIIYNVSVAYSPWMEHASLVLMRERRDCCRIKMLGVEPVITDLALTSPFHVPQRQTVIPQAIVERRENTTNRQAPKSKPDCIPCAECTAMVTYLTPEVETLKHRSESATLYIDYPTGIYDVRREFHNNHSELEKLDSLMHPLIRGNLASISDISICGYASPDGTYKDNEMLASNRARCFKEYMCATYAPGHRLYKVSSIPEDWDGLVELLKQHPMKHSDEVLTLISQTGIFEGREKQLMDMYGGNVYRELLKDYFPQLRRIRVTVKYEARAFNIEEAASLIYTHPRLLSLQEMYRVAAFYRPGTEQYREIYEIAAYHFPGDVLANINAASAVIMAGDPISARQYLDKVVDDPRAWNDFGVLAYLEGDRKKAEEWFRKALGIEPEKARKNLKKIKNKE from the coding sequence ATGAAGAGGATGAAAAAAATAGCTGGATGTCTGTTTGGGGTGCTGCTGACTGCGGAAGCATGGGCAGGCGGAACTTTAACACTCGGTTCGTATGTCTTTACGCAGGGAGACAGTCTTCACATAGAACTGCTACTCAATCTGAGTGATACAAAAGCGGGGAATGCGGAGGCTTATCTATTTACTCCCGTGCTGCGTGGCGCAGGACGTCTGCAAGAACTACCCGCTGTAGTAGTGAGCGGACATCGCCGTGCCCGTACCGACCACAGGCAGCAGGCGCTTCAACCGTCTCCCGGCTATTTACCTCCTTACTGTACGCTTTATCCCCGAAACCGGAAAGACAGTATTATTTATAATGTATCTGTTGCTTATAGCCCATGGATGGAACATGCTTCATTGGTGCTGATGCGCGAACGGCGGGATTGCTGCCGGATAAAGATGCTCGGAGTAGAGCCGGTGATAACCGATCTTGCCTTGACAAGCCCTTTCCATGTTCCGCAGAGACAGACGGTGATTCCGCAGGCGATTGTCGAAAGACGTGAAAATACCACCAACCGGCAGGCCCCCAAAAGCAAACCGGACTGCATACCCTGCGCCGAATGTACGGCAATGGTGACTTACCTCACTCCGGAAGTGGAAACCCTGAAACACCGTTCGGAAAGCGCCACCTTATATATAGACTACCCTACCGGAATCTATGACGTCCGTCGTGAATTCCACAACAACCATTCAGAACTGGAGAAGCTGGATAGCCTGATGCACCCGCTCATCAGAGGGAATCTGGCAAGCATCTCTGATATTTCCATTTGCGGCTACGCTTCGCCCGACGGAACGTACAAGGACAATGAAATGCTCGCCTCCAACCGGGCCCGCTGTTTCAAGGAATATATGTGCGCAACGTATGCACCGGGACACCGCCTTTATAAAGTATCTTCCATACCCGAAGATTGGGACGGACTGGTGGAACTACTGAAACAGCATCCCATGAAGCACAGTGACGAGGTACTGACTCTTATTTCACAAACCGGCATTTTCGAAGGACGGGAAAAACAGCTGATGGATATGTACGGGGGAAATGTCTACCGCGAACTTCTGAAAGACTATTTCCCGCAATTGAGGCGCATCCGGGTCACGGTGAAGTATGAAGCCCGCGCTTTCAATATCGAAGAAGCGGCAAGCCTGATATATACCCATCCCCGTCTGCTGTCATTGCAGGAGATGTACCGGGTAGCCGCTTTCTACCGCCCCGGTACAGAGCAATACCGTGAAATTTATGAAATAGCCGCCTACCACTTTCCAGGCGACGTACTGGCCAATATCAATGCGGCTTCGGCAGTAATCATGGCAGGCGACCCGATAAGTGCCCGACAATATCTGGATAAAGTAGTGGACGATCCGCGTGCATGGAACGACTTCGGCGTACTGGCCTATCTGGAAGGTGACCGGAAGAAAGCGGAGGAATGGTTCCGCAAGGCGCTGGGCATAGAACCGGAAAAGGCGAGGAAGAACCTGAAGAAGATAAAGAACAAGGAATGA